The Microcystis panniformis FACHB-1757 region AAAACCAATGCGTCAAGTGGTAATTTATCTGCGACGCAGTGATTCTCCCCTAGTGCAAGAAAATACTTTCCGTCTGGGGGAAACCTTTCATTCCTTCCAAGTCATCCGTCTTTGGGAAGAAAATACACCGCAATTTTTCCATCATCCCGGTTTATTACCCTTTGCCGTCCTCAGCAATACCGATGATCCCGAACAGGTGTTAAGTCTGGTGTCCCGTTCTTTAGACACTATCCCCCAAAAACAGGTGCAAAGCAATCTCGCTGCCGCCACCAGTATTCTCGCCGGGTTAGTATTAAATCGAGAGACGATTAAAAAAATCCTTCGGAGTGACATTATGAGAGAATCCGTCATCTATCAAGATATTTTAGAGGAAGGCAGAGAGGAAGGCGAGGAAAAGGGACTACAAAAAGGACGACAAGAAGGATTGCAAGAAGGATTGCAAGCGGGTAAAGAAGAAAAAGCTCGACAAATTGCCTTAAAAATGCTATCTGCTGGCTTTTCTATCCCAGAAATCGCTCGATTTACTGATTTATCCCCCGACGCGATCGAGCAATTACAAAGACAAAACGCTTTCTCCATACCGAATTTCAAACCGACCCCGACTCCAAAATTCCTTTCCGAAT contains the following coding sequences:
- a CDS encoding Rpn family recombination-promoting nuclease/putative transposase, whose translation is MFDNICKFIAENFSDDLATWLLGSPLSLTVLDPTELQLDPIRADSLIFLQSEQLILHTEFQTDPDSKIPFRMLDYRLRIYRRHPQKPMRQVVIYLRRSDSPLVQENTFRLGETFHSFQVIRLWEENTPQFFHHPGLLPFAVLSNTDDPEQVLSLVSRSLDTIPQKQVQSNLAAATSILAGLVLNRETIKKILRSDIMRESVIYQDILEEGREEGEEKGLQKGRQEGLQEGLQAGKEEKARQIALKMLSAGFSIPEIARFTDLSPDAIEQLQRQNAFSIPNFKPTPTPKFLSECSIIAFASIVVIPKNQCVKW